From a region of the Halobacteriovorax sp. HLS genome:
- a CDS encoding sulfite exporter TauE/SafE family protein, translating into MNDIYILSTLFFVVATIYSIAGFGGGSSYIALLILFSVNYTVAPTIALSCNLIVVTVGTIRFIRNKNVLWRLILPFISSSILFSYIGGLQSISKFSFQLILALCLFAASLKMLLFKKSAVDLKYNTSPPILGSLFIGAVLGFVSGLVGIGGGIFLAPILYMLRWGSPKNIASSASVFIFVNSIAGLIGHYHKFNGFIDYKPFLPLLIAVGLGGFIGNHLTLKKISPRQIELVTAILVLIVSVRIFWNLL; encoded by the coding sequence ATGAATGATATTTATATTCTAAGCACTTTATTCTTTGTTGTCGCTACTATTTACTCTATTGCAGGTTTTGGTGGAGGCTCTAGTTATATAGCGCTGCTCATTTTGTTTTCTGTTAACTATACAGTTGCACCTACGATCGCTCTAAGCTGTAACCTCATTGTGGTCACAGTTGGAACGATTAGGTTTATTAGAAATAAGAATGTTCTTTGGAGACTAATACTTCCTTTTATTTCAAGTTCTATTCTCTTTAGCTACATTGGCGGACTACAGAGTATTTCAAAATTTTCATTTCAATTGATATTAGCTCTTTGTTTATTCGCAGCTTCGCTGAAAATGTTACTCTTTAAAAAGAGCGCAGTTGATTTAAAATATAATACTTCACCGCCTATCTTAGGTTCTTTATTTATTGGGGCAGTTCTAGGATTTGTTTCTGGACTGGTTGGAATTGGTGGGGGAATTTTCTTGGCTCCGATCCTCTATATGCTACGATGGGGGAGTCCGAAAAATATTGCCTCAAGCGCTTCTGTTTTCATTTTTGTAAACTCAATCGCAGGACTGATTGGGCATTATCACAAGTTTAATGGATTTATTGATTATAAACCATTTCTTCCACTTCTCATTGCCGTGGGACTTGGTGGTTTTATTGGAAATCATCTAACGCTCAAGAAGATTTCACCAAGACAAATTGAGCTTGTGACAGCTATTCTTGTGCTCATTGTTTCTGTTCGCATCTTTTGGAATTTATTATGA
- a CDS encoding formate/nitrite transporter family protein, which translates to MKPDILDHKVLESMYSKSELGNSYSFLLGIASGVFISTGAFIFVMMLHLDFFSSLNRLFASSTFSIGLILIIFSKTQLFTGNNLMIRNLLSKNISGYMVLKNWTFVYLGNLIGALGFVVALYFLSPTVLDERFIEIAIHKLSLGTITTIYKAILCNILVCIAVALAIFFEKKLFKVIAIVIPITLFVFLGFEHSVANMFFVPMGLILKGDLSNMQLLLLLRNLSLVTFGNIAGGALVSLSLYFFLGAKVERAEDKVH; encoded by the coding sequence ATGAAGCCCGATATTCTTGATCATAAAGTTCTAGAGTCTATGTACAGTAAAAGTGAACTAGGAAATTCATATAGCTTCTTACTGGGGATTGCTTCAGGTGTATTTATTAGTACTGGAGCTTTTATTTTTGTAATGATGCTTCACCTTGATTTCTTTTCGAGTTTGAATAGGCTCTTTGCTAGCAGTACTTTTAGTATTGGACTGATTCTTATTATTTTTAGCAAGACTCAGCTCTTTACCGGTAATAACCTTATGATTCGAAATCTACTCTCAAAGAATATTTCTGGATATATGGTTCTAAAGAACTGGACATTTGTCTATCTTGGAAATTTAATTGGTGCTTTAGGATTTGTAGTTGCCCTTTATTTTTTGTCTCCAACTGTTCTTGACGAACGTTTTATAGAGATTGCGATTCATAAGCTCTCTCTTGGTACAATTACTACAATATATAAAGCGATTCTTTGTAATATCCTTGTTTGTATTGCAGTGGCCTTGGCCATCTTTTTTGAAAAAAAATTATTCAAAGTGATTGCTATTGTCATTCCTATTACATTATTTGTTTTTTTGGGTTTTGAGCACTCTGTCGCAAATATGTTCTTTGTCCCGATGGGTCTTATTTTGAAAGGTGATCTTTCTAATATGCAGCTTTTACTGCTACTAAGAAATCTTAGTCTTGTGACGTTTGGCAATATCGCAGGGGGAGCTTTAGTGTCCCTATCTCTGTACTTTTTTCTTGGTGCCAAAGTAGAACGGGCCGAGGACAAAGTGCACTAG
- a CDS encoding serine protease produces the protein MKSILFLIVFISLNSQASDKSICGDSDDRTLSNDRKIARASSLNRLAGCTVTMIGRSCAVSAGHCVDALEKASFNVPDSDETGLKESIKEDIYLRSKDYLRYKNNGVGNDWAVIKLLPNKVTGKYPGDVQGYYSVALEAPIRLGDKVTITGYGLDQNDPNLSFSQQTNSGSIKKIGRWLKPSAIEHLVDTMGGNSGSSIISNSTNKIIGIHTHGGCDSKGSNQGTLISKNKVFKDAIKSCLDWERTIE, from the coding sequence GTGAAAAGTATTCTATTTTTAATAGTATTTATTTCTCTGAACTCGCAAGCAAGTGACAAGTCGATTTGTGGAGATAGCGATGATAGAACCTTATCAAATGATAGAAAAATAGCGAGGGCATCAAGCCTAAATAGACTTGCTGGATGTACAGTTACTATGATTGGACGTTCGTGTGCTGTTAGTGCTGGTCATTGTGTTGATGCACTCGAAAAAGCTTCTTTCAACGTTCCTGACTCAGATGAGACCGGACTAAAGGAATCAATAAAAGAAGATATCTATCTTCGTTCAAAAGATTACCTAAGATATAAGAATAACGGAGTTGGTAACGACTGGGCCGTCATCAAATTACTTCCTAATAAGGTTACAGGAAAATATCCAGGAGATGTACAAGGTTATTATTCTGTGGCCCTAGAAGCTCCTATTCGTTTGGGAGATAAAGTGACAATAACAGGTTACGGACTTGACCAAAACGATCCGAACCTATCTTTTTCTCAGCAAACGAACTCTGGATCAATTAAAAAAATTGGTCGTTGGTTAAAACCATCTGCGATTGAACACTTAGTCGATACTATGGGTGGTAACTCTGGTTCTTCAATAATTAGTAATTCAACTAATAAAATTATTGGAATCCATACTCATGGTGGCTGCGACTCAAAAGGATCAAATCAAGGAACATTGATCTCAAAGAATAAAGTTTTTAAAGACGCTATTAAGAGTTGTTTAGATTGGGAAAGAACAATTGAATAA
- a CDS encoding YaiI/YqxD family protein, which produces MSLTIWIDADACPKPVKEVVFKNSFRLKVPVILVANSYMSIPLDPLIRFIQVDKGADVADQYIVDNCSPGDLVITADIPLADFVVKKEAIAINPRGEEYTEDNISERLSMRNFMQDLRDSGMDTGGPAPYGPKDKEMFTNALNRLLTKLLK; this is translated from the coding sequence ATGAGTCTTACTATTTGGATTGATGCAGATGCTTGCCCGAAACCAGTTAAAGAAGTTGTATTTAAAAATAGCTTCAGACTCAAAGTTCCTGTCATTCTGGTTGCTAATAGTTATATGAGCATCCCGCTAGATCCACTTATTCGTTTTATTCAAGTAGATAAGGGGGCCGATGTAGCGGATCAATATATTGTTGATAACTGTAGCCCTGGAGATCTTGTTATTACCGCCGATATTCCTCTTGCAGATTTCGTTGTTAAAAAAGAAGCTATTGCAATAAATCCTAGAGGTGAAGAATATACTGAGGACAATATTAGCGAGAGGCTTTCAATGAGAAATTTCATGCAAGACTTACGCGATAGTGGGATGGATACTGGTGGCCCTGCTCCGTATGGACCCAAGGACAAAGAAATGTTTACTAATGCCTTAAATCGGCTACTTACAAAATTGTTAAAATAA
- a CDS encoding DEAD/DEAH box helicase, which produces MSDFSSLNLHPSILSALTKKGYTTPTPIQAQAIPHVIEGRDILGIAQTGTGKTAAFSLPIIHRMAIAKVKIKPARVQCLILTPTRELAQQIEDNISTYAKQLKISSKAIFGGVGYRPQVQAMSKGLNFLVATPGRLLDLMDDGHVLFEQLEYFILDEADRMLDMGFLRDVKKVIKNLPPKKQTLLFSATMPKDIAALSKELLHDPIRVEVTPESSTVEKISQSVCMVEKSNKPLLLKSILDDKEIKSVLVFTRTKHGADRVVKHLDRNGVTAAAIHGNKSQGARERALNGFRAQKLRVLVATDIAARGIDVNHVSHVINYHLPDDPKSYVHRIGRTARAGREGRAISFCDNDELKLLKGIEKTIQTKLFVDTEHEYHGVAPHISKQVQNKPKTKHIHNQKKKVQKKKMQSRNVKR; this is translated from the coding sequence ATGTCTGATTTCAGTTCATTGAACTTACACCCATCTATTTTAAGTGCACTTACAAAGAAAGGTTATACAACACCAACGCCTATACAGGCCCAAGCAATTCCTCATGTTATTGAAGGAAGAGATATTCTTGGTATTGCCCAAACTGGGACAGGGAAGACTGCTGCTTTTTCTTTGCCAATTATTCATAGAATGGCAATTGCGAAAGTTAAGATTAAACCAGCAAGAGTTCAGTGTTTAATACTCACGCCAACCCGTGAGCTTGCTCAGCAAATTGAAGATAATATTTCTACCTACGCTAAACAACTAAAGATCTCTAGTAAGGCAATTTTTGGAGGTGTAGGTTACAGACCTCAGGTTCAGGCCATGAGTAAAGGTCTCAACTTTTTAGTAGCAACTCCTGGTCGTTTGTTAGATCTAATGGATGATGGGCATGTTCTTTTTGAGCAATTAGAATATTTTATCTTGGATGAAGCAGATAGAATGCTTGATATGGGTTTTCTAAGAGATGTTAAAAAAGTTATTAAGAATCTACCACCTAAGAAACAAACACTTCTTTTTTCGGCAACTATGCCAAAAGATATTGCAGCACTATCAAAGGAGCTATTGCATGACCCAATTCGTGTAGAAGTTACTCCTGAATCATCGACTGTTGAGAAGATCTCTCAATCAGTTTGCATGGTTGAAAAATCTAATAAGCCTCTTCTTTTGAAAAGTATTTTAGATGACAAAGAAATTAAAAGTGTTCTTGTTTTTACAAGAACTAAGCATGGTGCAGACAGAGTTGTAAAACACCTTGATCGAAATGGTGTTACAGCTGCCGCTATTCATGGGAATAAGTCTCAAGGTGCACGAGAAAGAGCACTTAACGGATTTAGAGCGCAGAAATTAAGAGTGCTGGTAGCTACAGATATTGCTGCCAGAGGAATAGATGTTAATCATGTCTCTCATGTCATTAATTACCACCTTCCAGATGATCCTAAGAGTTATGTACATAGAATAGGTCGTACTGCGAGAGCAGGTAGAGAAGGTAGAGCTATTTCTTTCTGTGATAATGACGAATTAAAATTGCTTAAAGGAATCGAAAAAACGATTCAGACTAAATTATTTGTGGATACGGAGCATGAATATCACGGAGTAGCGCCACATATATCTAAGCAGGTTCAAAACAAACCTAAGACAAAGCATATTCATAATCAAAAAAAGAAAGTTCAAAAAAAGAAAATGCAAAGTAGAAATGTTAAAAGGTAG
- a CDS encoding GNAT family N-acetyltransferase yields MNYEIRELSHSEFMPLYSQYKDIVFEEDHSFVLWDLLSKKELESITSLKMEDGQRIYLALFTSENEFVGWSWGFQENPTTFYMCNSAVLEDHRRKGQYSALVERFISLLSQKGYQLVYSRHCCTNNAVIIPKLKHGFIISKMEVDDKFGVLIHLHYYFNKTRRKIMDYRSGQLKPDLEIKKIFNMDNE; encoded by the coding sequence ATGAACTATGAAATTAGAGAGTTAAGTCATAGTGAATTTATGCCTCTTTATAGTCAATATAAAGATATTGTGTTCGAGGAAGACCATAGCTTTGTATTGTGGGATTTATTATCTAAGAAAGAATTAGAATCAATTACTTCTTTAAAAATGGAAGACGGACAAAGAATTTACTTGGCCCTATTTACAAGTGAGAATGAATTTGTAGGATGGAGTTGGGGATTTCAGGAAAATCCAACGACTTTTTATATGTGTAATTCTGCTGTGTTAGAAGATCATAGACGTAAAGGTCAGTATAGCGCTCTTGTAGAGCGCTTTATTTCTCTCCTTTCTCAAAAAGGCTATCAACTCGTTTATTCTAGGCACTGCTGTACTAACAATGCTGTGATTATCCCTAAGTTAAAGCATGGTTTCATTATTTCTAAAATGGAAGTTGATGATAAGTTTGGAGTATTAATTCATTTGCATTATTACTTCAATAAGACTCGTCGTAAAATTATGGACTACAGAAGTGGTCAATTAAAGCCTGATCTAGAAATAAAAAAAATCTTTAACATGGATAATGAATGA
- a CDS encoding JmjC domain-containing protein, whose translation MNSFLDQFLTSEEISSLKRAFNSNEPFYIQKTKRPFNTIPFAQNFIDITSIKNNWHGPVDVHSKEIQDECDSMTVDIHRAAEHFESGCGLLINDINNTYHSHNELIEELKVFFGVSALSYGRSLIYGTPKNGGSATHFDQNFNLIFQLSGKKKWKLEENKSVINPLTRHALNQECDPELQSYLLDDFPQNIDDFSYEFDLEEGSMLFVPIGHWHNTHASDDSFALNFTFTTPSWADILLTAMRARIISSDEWRKRVSGLNDKAVLEDNLVRFQSLLENLAKDLEGWSSIDVLSMIEGRDLRQ comes from the coding sequence ATGAACTCTTTCTTAGATCAATTTCTAACAAGTGAAGAAATATCTTCTTTAAAAAGAGCGTTTAATTCGAATGAACCTTTTTATATCCAAAAAACTAAGAGGCCATTTAACACAATTCCTTTTGCTCAGAACTTTATAGATATTACTAGTATTAAAAATAATTGGCATGGCCCTGTTGATGTTCATAGTAAGGAAATTCAAGATGAATGTGACAGTATGACTGTCGATATTCATAGGGCCGCAGAGCATTTTGAGTCTGGTTGCGGTTTACTCATTAATGACATTAATAATACCTATCATTCACATAATGAACTCATAGAGGAGCTAAAGGTATTTTTTGGTGTTTCTGCCCTTAGTTACGGCAGGAGCCTTATTTATGGAACTCCAAAAAATGGTGGAAGTGCTACTCATTTTGACCAGAATTTTAATCTCATTTTTCAGCTTTCTGGTAAAAAGAAGTGGAAGCTAGAAGAGAATAAAAGTGTAATTAATCCATTAACTAGGCATGCTTTAAATCAAGAGTGTGATCCAGAGTTACAAAGCTATCTTTTAGATGATTTTCCACAGAATATTGATGATTTCTCTTATGAGTTCGACTTGGAAGAAGGCTCGATGCTATTTGTTCCTATAGGACATTGGCACAATACTCATGCTAGTGATGATTCTTTCGCTTTAAATTTTACTTTTACCACACCGTCATGGGCAGATATTTTGTTAACTGCTATGAGGGCGAGAATTATAAGTTCTGACGAGTGGAGAAAAAGGGTTTCTGGATTAAATGACAAGGCCGTACTTGAGGATAACTTAGTTCGGTTTCAATCACTTCTTGAAAACCTCGCAAAGGATTTAGAGGGCTGGAGTAGTATTGATGTTCTTTCGATGATTGAAGGGAGAGATTTAAGGCAATAA